One window from the genome of Brettanomyces bruxellensis chromosome 2, complete sequence encodes:
- a CDS encoding uncharacterized protein (BUSCO:EOG09264V2U) has protein sequence MSNSSHLVRNYDSKKPIVWIDCEMTGLDHLHDHIIQICCLITDKDLNLLDEEGYESVIHCPKSTMDQMDEWCTQHHGNSGLTAEVIASNKTKEQVDKELLEYLKKFMSKGTGILAGNSVHVDRLFLLRELPSVVDYLTYRIIDVSSVMEFAKRHNPTVERLMPPKIGAHTAKQDIIESINQMKFYRDVYFKNEDEINVRDVKKQWEGKDINGNRID, from the coding sequence ATGTCGAATTCAAGCCATTTGGTGAGAAACTACGACTCAAAGAAACCGATCGTGTGGATCGACTGTGAAATGACCGGATTGGATCATTTACATGATCACATTATTCAGATTTGTTGCCTTATAACGGACAAGGATCTCAATTTGCTGGATGAAGAGGGATACGAATCAGTGATACACTGCCCGAAGTCGACCATGGACCAGATGGATGAGTGGTGCACGCAGCATCATGGGAATAGTGGGCTTACTGCTGAAGTTATTGCTTCTAATAAGACCAAAGAGCAGGTTGATAAGGAACTTTTGgagtatttgaagaagttcatGAGCAAGGGAACGGGAATATTAGCCGGAAATTCGGTTCACGTGGATAGATTGTTCCTATTGAGAGAATTGCCGAGTGTTGTGGATTATCTCACTTATCGAATTATCGACGTTTCATCAGTGATGGAATTCGCAAAGAGACACAATCCCACCGTGGAGAGACTCATGCCTCCTAAGATTGGTGCCCATACTGCTAAGCAGGACATTATTGAGAGTATCAACCAGATGAAATTCTATCGTGACGTGTATTTCAAGAACGAGGATGAAATAAACGTCAGGGACGTCAAGAAACAATGGGAAGGAAAAGATATCAACGGAAATAGGATTGACTGA